DNA from Nocardioides yefusunii:
GACGCGGTGCACGGCCGTGCCGGTCGAGCCGGTCTTGAGCACCGGGGTGCTGCCGCTACGGCCGTCGGAGAGCAGACGCACCCACGTGGTGCGGGTGACGTTGGTGGAGGACGGCAGGCCCTGCGAGATCCGGTACTTGCGGACCGCGGAACGCGTCAGCGGACCGAAGTTCCCGTTCGGCTGGAACCTCTTGTACCCCTGCTCGCGGAGCAGGCACTGCACCGCCTTGACCTGCGCCTTCGTGGCCTTGCCCTTCGCGATCCTGGCCCGGGAGACGATCGGGTACGAGCCGGTGTTGGTGATCGACGCCTTGCCGCAGCGACGGTCCTTCGAGGTGCGCGACTTCGTGCCGAGGTCGAGCCAGTTGGAGTCGATGTTGATCTTCACGCCGCCGTGCGTCTCGTCGTGGTCGCCGAGGTACTGCTTGATCCGACCGCCCTTCCAACCGGCGTCGCTGACGTAGCCGGGCGCGGCGGTGTTGGCCTTGCCGTCCCAACGCGCGATCCAGATCTGCGAGGGCAAGGTGAACTTGCCCGGACGGTTGACCCGCGCGTCGTCGACCATCGCGATCGTCGACGACGCACCGCCGTAGAGGCCCGGCACGTAGCCGTAGGTCTTCACCTTCGCGCTCCACGCCGAGACGAACGCCAGCGCCGACTCGCGGCAATGGGTGTTGGTGGAGTCGAAGTGCTCGAGGTCGTAGTAGATCGTCGATCCCTTGACGATGCCGAGCTTCTTCACGTCGGCGACGTTCTGCTTGGCCTCGACCCGGGCCTGGGCACGGGCCTCGGCGTACTTCCCGTTGCTGCCCGGGGTCCGGATGATCTTCTGGTCGTCGCGGTAGCGGGGGAAACTGCCGTTGCAGGAGGCCTGCGGCCCCAACGCGATCGGCAGCAGGCGCCAGCCCTTGGCGAGCTGGGTCGAGACCCACGTCAGCGTCAGGTTGGGCTGGGTACGGCAGCTGCGGGAGTCGCCGGAGACGTAGATGCCCACCGCCAGGAAGGGGGAGTTCTGCAGCCAAGCGTCCATCTTCGCCTGCGTCGGAGCCACGCACTGGTCGAATCCGTAGCCGGTGAACTGGCCCGGCGTGACCGGGTTCGCAGCCGTGGCCGGAGGGGTCATGACACCCAGCGTCAGCGCCAGCCCGGTGAGGGCGGACGCGGTGCTGAGGGCGACGGACTTGAGGGACGGCAGACGCAAGACAGGCTCCGAGAAAGGGGTGGCGGCGAAGCGCGGGGACGGCGATGACACCGTGGGACGCTGCTCAAAGGATCCCCCGGAGCGGGGCGCCTCAATCCACATATCGCCGTCGTCGGCGCGTCATCAAGGAGAACGCAGTCGTGTTCCAGCACATCGGTGCCCTCACCCTCGCCCCCGAGACCCCTGCCGAGCACCTCGAGGTCACCGCGCAGGCGTTCCGTGACCTCGCCGGCGTCGTTCCCGGCCTGCTCGCCGCCCGTGCC
Protein-coding regions in this window:
- a CDS encoding glycoside hydrolase domain-containing protein, translating into MRLPSLKSVALSTASALTGLALTLGVMTPPATAANPVTPGQFTGYGFDQCVAPTQAKMDAWLQNSPFLAVGIYVSGDSRSCRTQPNLTLTWVSTQLAKGWRLLPIALGPQASCNGSFPRYRDDQKIIRTPGSNGKYAEARAQARVEAKQNVADVKKLGIVKGSTIYYDLEHFDSTNTHCRESALAFVSAWSAKVKTYGYVPGLYGGASSTIAMVDDARVNRPGKFTLPSQIWIARWDGKANTAAPGYVSDAGWKGGRIKQYLGDHDETHGGVKINIDSNWLDLGTKSRTSKDRRCGKASITNTGSYPIVSRARIAKGKATKAQVKAVQCLLREQGYKRFQPNGNFGPLTRSAVRKYRISQGLPSSTNVTRTTWVRLLSDGRSGSTPVLKTGSTGTAVHRVQQALTAARVRTGTSTGHFDATTRSQVAAYQSKVGLQRTGVVNAVTWAKLFAGNA